One genomic segment of Streptomyces sp. RerS4 includes these proteins:
- a CDS encoding response regulator transcription factor → MTAPARILLADDHALVRRGVRLILDAEPDLSVVAEAADGAEAVAQARGQEIDLAILDIAMPRQTGLQAARELARIRPNPRILMLTMYDNEQYFFEALKTGASGYVLKSVADRDLVEACRAALRDEPFIYPGAETTLIRTYLDRARRGDPLPARPITEREEEILKLVAEGHTSKEIGDLLVISAKTVERHRANLLQKLGLRDRLELTRYAIRVGLIEP, encoded by the coding sequence ATGACCGCACCGGCCCGCATTCTGCTCGCCGACGACCACGCCCTGGTCCGCCGCGGCGTACGCCTCATCCTCGACGCCGAACCGGACCTGAGTGTCGTTGCCGAGGCAGCCGATGGAGCCGAAGCTGTCGCCCAGGCCCGCGGCCAGGAGATCGACCTGGCCATCCTCGACATCGCCATGCCCCGCCAGACCGGTCTCCAAGCCGCACGTGAACTCGCCCGCATCCGCCCCAACCCGCGCATCCTGATGCTGACGATGTACGACAACGAGCAGTACTTCTTCGAAGCCCTCAAGACCGGCGCCTCCGGGTACGTCCTGAAGTCCGTCGCCGACCGCGACCTCGTCGAAGCCTGCCGCGCCGCCCTGCGTGACGAACCCTTCATCTACCCCGGCGCCGAGACCACCCTCATCCGCACCTACCTCGACCGTGCCCGCAGAGGCGATCCCCTGCCCGCCCGCCCCATCACCGAACGCGAGGAGGAGATCCTCAAACTCGTCGCCGAGGGCCACACCTCCAAAGAGATCGGTGACCTCCTCGTCATCAGCGCCAAGACCGTCGAGCGCCACCGTGCCAACCTGCTTCAAAAGCTCGGCCTCCGCGATCGCCTGGAACTCACCCGCTATGCCATCCGCGTCGGTCTCATCGAACCGTAA
- a CDS encoding FAD-dependent monooxygenase, which produces MSTKVLISGASIAGPALAYWLGRYGFETTVVELAPALRGGGQAVDFRGQTHLTVLERMGVLDELRALDTGGSPITFVDHRGRQILHLPADFAGGDVEVPRGELAQVLHQRSLPRTEYLFGDSITALEETPTGVRVTFQHGAPREFDLVIGADGLHSNVRRLAFGPEERYVRHLGYYAATWQLPNYLGLPPGSIGLNVPGRLAAVGADHRDPTRAGAFFVFASTELRYDRHDVAHQKKLIRDAFAGLGWEVPRLLESLGQAPELYFDSISRADVPAWSTSRIALLGDAACGATLGGMGTGTAVVAAYVLAGELARARGDHRTAFPCYEHTLRDYAQGCQKGGDRTGPFLAPGTATRLRVRNGLLNRRWILDKMLKMGKQISSVDLPDYAAGPSNAAAFNVVGGQVSPRAARR; this is translated from the coding sequence GTGAGCACGAAGGTCCTGATCTCGGGCGCGAGCATCGCCGGCCCCGCACTGGCCTACTGGCTAGGGCGGTACGGCTTCGAGACCACCGTCGTCGAGTTGGCCCCCGCCCTGCGCGGCGGCGGCCAGGCGGTCGACTTCCGGGGCCAGACCCACCTGACCGTGCTGGAGCGGATGGGCGTGCTCGACGAGCTGCGCGCGCTCGACACCGGCGGCAGCCCGATAACCTTCGTCGATCACCGCGGCCGTCAGATCCTCCACCTGCCGGCCGACTTCGCGGGCGGGGACGTCGAGGTCCCGCGCGGGGAGCTCGCCCAGGTGCTACACCAGCGAAGCCTCCCGCGCACCGAGTACCTCTTCGGCGACTCGATCACCGCCCTGGAGGAGACGCCCACCGGCGTCCGGGTGACCTTCCAGCACGGCGCGCCACGCGAGTTCGACCTGGTGATCGGCGCCGACGGGCTGCACTCCAATGTCCGACGGCTCGCCTTCGGCCCGGAGGAGCGCTACGTCCGCCACCTCGGCTACTACGCGGCCACCTGGCAGCTGCCCAACTACCTGGGCCTGCCGCCCGGCTCAATCGGCCTCAACGTCCCCGGCAGGCTTGCCGCCGTCGGCGCCGACCACCGCGACCCGACCAGGGCGGGTGCCTTCTTCGTCTTCGCCTCAACCGAACTCCGTTACGACCGCCACGACGTGGCGCATCAGAAGAAGCTGATCCGGGACGCCTTCGCAGGCCTCGGCTGGGAAGTGCCCCGGCTGCTGGAGAGCCTGGGGCAGGCCCCCGAGCTGTACTTCGACTCGATCAGTCGGGCCGACGTCCCCGCCTGGTCCACCAGTCGGATCGCCCTCCTCGGCGACGCCGCCTGCGGGGCCACCCTCGGCGGCATGGGCACCGGCACCGCGGTGGTGGCGGCGTACGTCCTGGCCGGCGAGCTGGCCCGGGCCCGAGGCGACCACCGCACCGCCTTCCCCTGCTACGAGCACACCCTGCGCGACTACGCCCAGGGCTGCCAGAAGGGCGGCGACCGCACCGGCCCGTTCCTGGCGCCCGGCACCGCGACCAGGCTGCGGGTGCGCAACGGGCTACTGAACCGGCGCTGGATCCTCGACAAGATGCTGAAGATGGGCAAGCAGATCAGCAGCGTCGACCTGCCAGACTACGCGGCCGGGCCGTCAAACGCTGCTGCGTTCAACGTCGTGGGCGGACAGGTCAGCCCTCGGGCAGCACGCCGCTAA
- a CDS encoding DUF488 family protein — protein MAREQMVRVRRVYEAPAQADGAGVLVDRIWPRGLTKLKAHLDEWCKQVAPPTELRKWYGHDPDRFAEFSRRYRNELQDPEHADALAHLRDLAKDRPLTLLTATKRPEISEAEVLAEMLGS, from the coding sequence ATGGCACGCGAGCAGATGGTGCGTGTCCGCCGGGTCTACGAGGCTCCGGCGCAGGCAGACGGTGCCGGAGTGCTGGTCGACCGCATCTGGCCGCGGGGACTGACCAAGTTGAAGGCCCATCTCGACGAGTGGTGCAAGCAGGTCGCCCCGCCCACCGAGCTGCGCAAGTGGTACGGCCACGACCCCGACCGGTTCGCGGAATTCAGCCGCCGCTACCGCAACGAGCTCCAAGATCCCGAACATGCAGACGCTCTGGCGCACCTGAGAGACCTCGCCAAGGACCGGCCCTTGACGCTACTCACCGCGACCAAGCGGCCCGAGATCAGCGAAGCCGAGGTGCTCGCCGAGATGCTCGGGAGCTGA
- a CDS encoding TetR/AcrR family transcriptional regulator C-terminal domain-containing protein codes for MGEETNEAVRLLWGPPAKPSRGPKPALSLARIAAAGVEIADAEGLGAVSMQKVAGLLDFTKMSLYRYVPGKAELVALMVEAAVGGPPPVVEGLGWREQLTAWSKELARSFTEHPWLLDATVGPRVMGPKELGWLERVVAALDGHGLTGPERMDAAVLLAGHVRGIAEQARAARPDGSPETELLAVLGPLVHQHADRFPALAAAIASQDGRDQALDFGLERILDGLEALITRRTG; via the coding sequence TTGGGCGAGGAAACGAACGAGGCGGTGCGGCTGCTCTGGGGACCGCCCGCCAAGCCGTCCAGGGGGCCGAAGCCCGCGCTGAGCCTGGCGCGGATCGCTGCGGCGGGCGTCGAGATCGCGGACGCCGAGGGCCTCGGCGCAGTCTCGATGCAGAAGGTGGCCGGGCTGCTCGACTTCACCAAGATGTCGCTCTACCGCTATGTGCCCGGCAAGGCGGAGCTGGTCGCGCTCATGGTGGAGGCCGCGGTCGGCGGACCGCCGCCGGTCGTGGAAGGGCTCGGGTGGCGTGAGCAACTAACGGCCTGGTCAAAAGAGTTGGCGAGGTCGTTCACCGAGCACCCGTGGCTGCTCGACGCCACCGTCGGCCCGCGAGTGATGGGCCCCAAGGAACTCGGCTGGCTGGAGCGGGTGGTCGCGGCCCTGGACGGCCACGGGCTGACCGGACCCGAGCGGATGGACGCCGCGGTGCTGCTGGCCGGGCACGTCCGGGGCATCGCCGAGCAGGCCCGCGCGGCCCGGCCGGACGGCTCGCCCGAGACGGAACTCCTGGCCGTCCTCGGCCCCCTGGTGCACCAGCACGCCGACCGCTTCCCCGCGCTCGCCGCGGCCATTGCCTCACAGGACGGCCGGGATCAGGCGCTGGACTTCGGCTTGGAGCGGATCCTCGACGGTCTGGAGGCCCTGATCACGCGCCGCACCGGGTAA